Below is a window of Candidatus Tanganyikabacteria bacterium DNA.
GGTGCGGGACTTCCTGCCCTGGTACGCCAGCGTGCACCGCGGGGCGGGCTACAAGTCGCGCCTCGCGACGGCCATCTACGAGCGCACCCGGGCCGAGGTGGCGGCCTTCCTCGGCGCCGACCTGCACGATCGGCTCGTCGTGTACGGCAAGAACGCGACCGAGGCGCTCAACAAGCTTGCGGCCCGGCTGCCGTTCGGGCCCGGCGACGTCGTGCTCTGCTCGATGATGGAGCACCACTCCAACCTGCTGCCGTGGCGGTCGCGGGCGCAGGTGGACTACATCGACATCGACCCGGCCGGCCACCTGGATCTGGCCGACCTGGAAGCCAAGCTGGCACGGTATGGCGGCCGGGTGCGCCTGGTCGCCGTGACGGGCGGCTCCAACGTCACGGGTGCCATTCCGCCCATCCACCGGATCGCGGCGATCGCCCACCGCCATGGCGCCGAAGTTGTGGTGGACGCGGCGCAACTGGCGCCCCACCGGCCGATCCGGATGGGTGCGCTTTCCGATCCCGAGCACCTCGACTACCTGGTCTTGTCCGCGCACAAGATGTACGCGCCGTTCGGCGTGGGCGTGCTGGTGGGACCGCGCTCGCTGTTTCTGCAGGGCGACCCGGACGTGGTGGGCGGCGGGACGGTCAAGATGGTCACCCTCGACGAGGCCGTGTGGTCCGAGCCGCCCGAAAAGGAGGAGGCCGGCTCGCCCAACGCCGTCGGGGCGGTCGCCCTCGCGGCGGCGATGCGCTTCCTCTCGGCGGTGGGCATGGAGCGGGTCGCGGCTCACGAGCGAGATATCACGGCCTACGCGCTGGAGCGGCTCCGCCGGATTCCCGGCGTGCGCATCTACGGGCCGCCGGATTCGGCGGCGGATCGCCTGGGGGTGATCTCGTTCAACGTGGCGGGCTACCATCACAGCCTGGTGGCGGCGATCCTGGGCTGGGAGGCGGGGATCGCGGTGCGCAACGGTTGCTTCTGCGCCCATCCTTATCTGCTGCGCCTCCTGGAGGTCGGCCCGGAAGACGAAGCCCTGGTGCGCGAGGAAATCGTATGCGGCATCCGGTCGCGGGTGCCCGGAGCCGTCCGTGCCACGTTCGGGCTGTTCAACACCCGCGTCGACGTCGAGGCCCTCGCTCGCATCGCCCGCGGCGACATCGCGGGCACCTACCGCCAGGATCCCGCCACCGGCGACCACCACCCGGATATCCCGTCCGAGGACCACGCGGCGCAGTACGAGCGAATCGTGGCGCGGGCGTCGCGGGGCTGATCCGGTACCACGTCCGCACGAGTTGCTGGTTACGCGGCAAGCGGCCGGCGGTACGATGGGAGCGGCCAGCGAGGTAGACACGGTGTGTGTCCCCGGGCCGTCAGGAATCTTGCCGATGTACGAACTGTTGCAGAACCCCGAAGCCGGGCGCGCCCTTCCGCGTGGCGAGGCGTTGCTCCACGATCCCCTCCTCAACAAGGGCACCGCCTTCACGGCGGCCGAGCGCGCGGCCCTGGGCCTCGACGGCCTGCTCCCGTCGGCCGTCCAGACGATGGACGATCAGGTGGCGCGGGTCATGCTCAACAACCGGGCCAAGAGCGACGATCTCGAACGCTACCTGCACCTCACCGGCTTGCAGGACCGCAACGAGACGCTCTTCTATCGCGTCGTGATCGACCACCTCGAAGAGGTGCTGCCCATCATCTACACGCCCACGGTCGGCAAGGCCTGCCAGGAGTGGGCGCACCTGTGGCGGCGGCCGCGCGGCCTGCACCTGTCGCTGCGGGATCGCGGGCGAGTCAACGACATCGTGGCGGCCTGGCCGCACAAGGATGTGCGCGTCATCGTCGTGACCGACGGCGAGCGCATCCTGGGCCTGGGAGACCAGGGCGAGGGCGGGATGGGCATCCCTATAGGCAAGCTATCGCTCTATACGGCCTGCGCCGGTATCCATCCGGCCACCACCCTGCCCGTCATGCTGGATGTGGGCACCGAAAACGAAGAATACCTCGCCGATCCGCTCTACCTGGGGCTCCGGCAGCATCGCCTCCGCGGACCCGAGTATGACGCTTTCGTGGCCGAGTTCATCGAGGCGGTGCAGCAGCACATGCCCAGGGCCCTGGTGCAATTCGAGGACTTCGGCAACACCAACGCTTTCCGCTTGCTCGACTCGTGGCGCGACCGGATCTGCACCTTCAACGACGACATCCAGGGCACCGCGGCGGTCGCGCTTGCGGGCCTGTATTCGGCATTGCGGCTCACGGGCAGGGCGCTGCGCGAGCAGCGGATCCTCTTCCTGGGCGCCGGCGAGGCGGGAATCGGCATCGGCGACCTGATCTCGTCGGCCATGGTCGCCGAGGGCGACTCCCTCGAGGAGGCGCGGGCCAGGTGCTGGTTCGTGGACTCCAAGGGCCTGGTGGTGAAGGGCCGGGACAACCTGGCAGAGCACAAGCTCCGGTTCGCCCACGATTTCGCGTTCCAGACCGATCTGCTTTCGGCGATCGACGCGCTGCGGCCGACCGCCATCATCGGGGTCTCGACCATCCCGGGATCGTTCACCCGCGACGTGATCGAGGCGATTTCGCGCCTCAATGCGCGGCCAATAGTCTTCGCGCTCTCCAACCCGACGTCGAAGGCCGAGTGCTCGGCCGAGCAGGCCTACCAGTGGTCGGGCGGGCGGGCGATCTACGCCAGCGGCAGTCCGTTCCCGCCCTGCACGTACGAGGGCCGCACGTTCGTCCCGGGGCAGGGCAACAACGCCTACATCTTCCCGGGCGTGGGCCTGGGGGTGGTGGCCTGCGAGGCCCGGCACGTGACGGACCGGATGTTCGCCCGGGCCGCCAGGGCACTGGCCGGGGAGGTCCTCGAGA
It encodes the following:
- a CDS encoding aminotransferase class V-fold PLP-dependent enzyme gives rise to the protein MAIDHSPATWPVLVVGGDERVALLDGSHARYINLDCGATTPALGPVADAVRDFLPWYASVHRGAGYKSRLATAIYERTRAEVAAFLGADLHDRLVVYGKNATEALNKLAARLPFGPGDVVLCSMMEHHSNLLPWRSRAQVDYIDIDPAGHLDLADLEAKLARYGGRVRLVAVTGGSNVTGAIPPIHRIAAIAHRHGAEVVVDAAQLAPHRPIRMGALSDPEHLDYLVLSAHKMYAPFGVGVLVGPRSLFLQGDPDVVGGGTVKMVTLDEAVWSEPPEKEEAGSPNAVGAVALAAAMRFLSAVGMERVAAHERDITAYALERLRRIPGVRIYGPPDSAADRLGVISFNVAGYHHSLVAAILGWEAGIAVRNGCFCAHPYLLRLLEVGPEDEALVREEIVCGIRSRVPGAVRATFGLFNTRVDVEALARIARGDIAGTYRQDPATGDHHPDIPSEDHAAQYERIVARASRG
- a CDS encoding NAD-dependent malic enzyme translates to MYELLQNPEAGRALPRGEALLHDPLLNKGTAFTAAERAALGLDGLLPSAVQTMDDQVARVMLNNRAKSDDLERYLHLTGLQDRNETLFYRVVIDHLEEVLPIIYTPTVGKACQEWAHLWRRPRGLHLSLRDRGRVNDIVAAWPHKDVRVIVVTDGERILGLGDQGEGGMGIPIGKLSLYTACAGIHPATTLPVMLDVGTENEEYLADPLYLGLRQHRLRGPEYDAFVAEFIEAVQQHMPRALVQFEDFGNTNAFRLLDSWRDRICTFNDDIQGTAAVALAGLYSALRLTGRALREQRILFLGAGEAGIGIGDLISSAMVAEGDSLEEARARCWFVDSKGLVVKGRDNLAEHKLRFAHDFAFQTDLLSAIDALRPTAIIGVSTIPGSFTRDVIEAISRLNARPIVFALSNPTSKAECSAEQAYQWSGGRAIYASGSPFPPCTYEGRTFVPGQGNNAYIFPGVGLGVVACEARHVTDRMFARAARALAGEVLESDLAMGRIYPSLTRIRDLSATIGAAVAEVAFEDGLAGVPRPDDLLALVRSAMWEPVYEQYA